ACCCTGCCCACCACCCACCTGTCAGTCACCCAAGTGCACAGGATGATGTCACTGATGATGTCACCCTCGATCACTTCCAGGCCCCGCCCATTCGCTTGTCAATCATCCGTTATCAATGACATCATCGCAGGCCACGCCCACCCGTCTTTCAGTCACCCAGGCCCtgtccaccacccacccccagtgaagCCTTGACAACCCCAGGCCAAGCCCTCACCTGTGGATGCTGCCCCGGAAAGCTTTGTCACTGCTGTCCACTCGCTAGGCTGTGCCTCCAGGCCATAGTGCGCGGCCCGGGGCGACGCCCGGACCCGGAAGTCATAGCAGCGTGCGGGGTCAAGCCCGCCCACCATTAGGTCACAGCAGGGCCCTGAGGTCGTCTGTGGAGAGAGGGCGTTGTGGGGGGTCGGAGGTCACTGTAGGGTTCAGAGGTCACAGATTGGGGCCAAAGGCAAGAGAGGTCAGGCCTAGGCGTTGAGGATTCAAAGGTCATGGGTGGGGTCAAAGGTCACGCATCTATTGTTGGGGTTGGAAAACACagtgggtgggggcaggaggtCTCAGGTGGGGTCAAAGGTCACGGAGGGGCCGGCCCTGCCCCCGATGAATTCACTCGCCTGCCAGGCGTCCTCGTTGCCATTGCTGTTTTCCCGGTGCTGCACCTCATAGTCCAGGCCCAGGTAGGAGTGGGCGGGCCAGGAGACAGCCACGTCCCCATCTGGCGTCCAGAGCAGTGTCAAGTTCCTAGGCGGGCTGGGCTTCACTGAGgtggggaaggtgggggtgggaggagccgCTGTGACTTCATTCGGCTTAATCCACACCCACCAGGAGTCTGGGTGTCCTGGCAGTGACATCACTTCCTGTCCCAACCCCGCCTATTTCATGAAGGCCACACCCATCGGGATGAGGGAAGGGGCGCACTTCAGAGAGCAGGACACGCCTGCTTCCCATTCCTAAGATCCACTTCCTGCCCAAAGGAGTCCAAAGGTGCAGCAGTGACATCATCAGAGCACTTCCTAACCCCTGAAGCCCAATTCCCGTATCAGAGTTCAACTTCCTGTCTAAGTCCCGCCCAGTTCCTGTCAATCGCCCCACTCACTGGGAGTTGGAGTGACGTCATCAGGCCACTTCCTGCGTACTTCTGCCCAAggcccagccccctccctccatgTCCCGCCCATCCCACTCACGCCAGGTGGATGCGCGCTGCCTAGCCTTAAACACCATGGCCCCACCTCCGTCGCGCAGCGCCAGCTCCAGCAGCCCCACCCTGGCCGCGGGGAGGATGCACCCGGAAGTGACACCAGCGCCGGACAGGAAATATTGCGGACAGGGTCGCAGGGCGCCAGTGCCATAGCTGCATAGTGGGGGTTAAGGGGGAAGGGTCAGCTGGATGGGAAGTGATGGACCAGAAGTCCCGCCCACGAGCATCTATCTTTCAACACCTCAACCAGAAGTCCCGCCCACGAGCATCCATCTTTCAACACCTCAAACAGAAGTCCCGCCCACGAGCATCTATCTTTCAACACCTCAAACAGAAAGTGATGGGCAAACAGGAAGTACCGCCCCCTTCTTGCTGTCATTCATCAGGATCTGACAGGAAGTCCCGTCCTCAACCAtttgtcaatcactaattaggaagTCCCGCCTACTGTTCTTATTCTTAGTCACTTAAAAGTATGGACAGCAAGTGAGTGAAGAGGAATGAGAGGAAATCCCGCCCCCTCTCATATATCATTCAATGATTCTGACAGGAAGTCACAGACAGACCGGAAGTTCTGCCCTGCCCCCCCTTCACTCACCGGAACTCCAGGCTCAAGTTGGCACCTTGGTGGTTGGGGCCCAAGCCCCAGGTGACCTCCACCATCTCCAGGTCATGGCAGACGACTGTGACGTCACCTGCGGGAGCAGGGCAGGGATCAGGGGAGCAGCCCGTGACATCAGCGCGTTCCGGAAGTGCCATTGCACCCATTCCCCTGACTCATACCCTTGGCTAGGGAGCTGGGAGCAGGCCGGGCCTCATTTGCATATGCACTaggggaagacagaggaagacattCTGGCGCGTATGCAAATGAAACGAATGAATATGTAAACAAGAGGCCCAAGAACTGGAGGTGACAGCTCATTTGCATATTCATAAACGGAGAAAAGGAACAGAATCCACTCATGAATATGGAAAGTGCTTTTCGAATATGCAAATGAGGAGCAGCTGGCAAGGTGGAACCTTATTTGAATATACATGATCGCAGTGAACCAGAGTGGAGATGGACTGGGGAAGCCATCTTTGCATATTCATGAGGGGAAAAGGATGGAAGCCTTTGTGGCTGGTGCATATAGCAATAGCTGCATATGATGAGGAGTGGGCAGATTCGATTTCGGAGGTCTCATTTGCATATTCATGATCAGAGACATTGGAGCAAGACATTGAGGCTCGTGCATATGTAAATCGTGGGGGGAATATGCAAATGCATAGTGATCCATTTGGACAGGGCATCAATTCCATATTCATGAggggatggaagaaagaaatatatcGCTCATGAATATGTGTATCTCCCGATGGATATGCAAATGAGAAGCGTTGAGTGAGACCTAGGTAGGAGAGAAGCATTATTTGCATATAAGCAGGAAAGCTGCGCATGAATATGCAAAAAAGGAGCGGCCCAGAGGCCTTATTTGCATATTCAGGAGGGAGATTGTGGTGGTAACAATATGCTAATGAGGGTAAGGCGGGGTTTAGGTCTCATTTGCATATTACTGAGTGGAGAAAGCACAGAGCGTGGGGGAGGGCGGGGCTCATGCATATGCAAAGCGAAAATGAATATGCAAATGAAGCGCTATCCGATCGCCCTTAGGAGGGCCAGGGTCCTCCTTTGCATATTCATGAAGGGACAGAAAGCAGCTTGGTAGCTCTTGCTCGGGCCCCGCCCCCGCTCACTCACCCCGTGACGtcaccaccgccgccgccgctgctgccaccgccgccgccgcaaGGAGCCGAGGCACGAGGATGACCGCCAGTGCCCAGGCCATATCGCCGGCGGGGCCGCGGACGCTGCAGTGATTGACAGCTGGTTCAGTCCGAGCCGGTCCGAGTCGAGGACGCCCAGGCCGCTTCGAGCCGAAAACGGGAagccgggggcgggggcgggtGTGGGGGGACCGGGCGGGGCCACGGCAATAAACGGATGCGGAGAATCACCGACATGGGCCTGGCCCGGCTTCCATTTCCCATCAATCACCCGGATGGGGGGAGCGGGAGCGGGCGGGGCCGCGACCGCGATGACCTCACCCCTTCCTTCCCGCCGGGGTGGGCGTGGCCGCTGCCCTGCCGTTTGTCAGTCAGCGCTCGCGGttattcccctgcctcagctctgtCAGTCAAGGCCACGGGGCGGATGGGGCAACGGCCCTGTGACGTCACCCGCGACCTGGCTGCCGCTCAGGTCTGGGCCCCTTGGTGGGCGGGGCGGGGTCAGGGGTCCTGGAAGAAGGGGGAGGTGTGCACTGGGCTTCATCCCCTGGCGGGCATCCTCCCCGCCTCCGTCTCTGCTTCAGCTCAACGCCTTCATCACTCTGCCTCACATTCTTGACTCGCAGTCACAGATGTAACACTGGGGACGGcggtagctgaggcaggaggatgccagCGACGGACCAGAGCAGGAATGGAAGTGTCGCGATCGGGGCGGAGTCAGAGTCAGGGGTGGTCTCCCCGTGCGCCCCGACTACGCCCCTCACGGCCCGGCCCCGCCTCCAAATCGCCAAGGCCCCGCCCCCGCTCATCTATCTCCCTGGCTCTTGtggtgctgtttaaggcttacttgtaaataataaaaattgtgtgtcttttatccaaaaACAGAAGGGAGGTGTTGCTCTCACATGTCTGTTCCTCTCAACTTCCTTGTTCTGTCATTCGGTTGCATATTGACCTCACCAAGATGGAGGTGGCTGGCCATCTTGTGACCTTCTGTTCCAGGTCACTTCTGTTTCTCCCTTTCCCAGTCTCTAGGTGACCCAGCACAAAAGTAAACCACTTTCTTGAAACTTCCATGGTATGTAAATATTAGATAATAGTGAAcatatctttttctttgtcttaataAAAGTCGTACTTAATCATACAAAGATTTTAAGTAATATACAAATTTGAACTTACAAACAGGACAGCACTGTGCATTGTTACACCAATTACTAAAGTTTGGTGGAAAATGGTTTCATTCATAAGGACACAAACCTGAAGATGTTGAGAACcgggaatctcaattgaggaatggCTACCATCATATTGACCCGTGGTTTTGTGAGTAAGCCATGTACTTAATGATTAATATAAGGTTACCCTATTTTCTGTGAACAGTGACACCTCTAGGTGCGTTgttcttgtgagtttgaggccagcctggtctacaaagtgagttccaggacagctaaggctacacagagaaaccctgtctcgaaaaaNNNNNNNNNNNNNNNNNNNNNNNNNNNNNNNNNNNNNNNNNNNNNNNNNNNNNNNNNNNNNNNNNNNNNNNNNNNNNNNNNNNNNNNNNNNNNNNNNNNNNNNNNNNNNNNNNNNNNNNNNNNNNNNNNNNNNNNNNNNNNNNNNNNNNNNNNNNNNNNNNNNNNNNNNNNNNNNNNNNNNNNNNNNNNNNNNNNNNNNNNNNNNNNNNNNNNNNNNNNNNNNNNNNNNNNNNNNNNNNNNNNNNNNNNNNNNNNNNNNNNNNNNNNNNNNNNNNNNNNNNNNNNNNNNNNNNNNNNNNNNNNNNNNNNNNNNNNNNNNNNNNNNNNNNNNNNNNNNNNNNNNNNNNNNNNNNNNNNNNNNNNNNNNNNNNNNNNNNNNNNNNNNNNNNNNNNNNNNNNNNNNNNNNNNNNNNNNNNNNNNNNNNNNNNNNNNNNNNNNNNNNNNNNNNNNNNNNNNNNNNNNNNNNNNNNNNNNNNNNNNNNNNNNNNNNNNNNNNNNNNNNNNNNNNNNNNNNNNNNNNNNNNNNNNNNNNNNNNNNNNNNNNNNNNNNNNNNNNNNNNNNNNNNNNNNNNNNNNNNNNNNNNNNNNNNNNNNNNNNNNNNNNNNNNNNNNNNNNNNNNNNNNNNNNNNNNNNNNNNNNNNNNNNNNNNNNNNNNNNNNNNNNNNNNNNNNNNNNNNNNNNNNNNNNNNNNNNNNNNNNNNNNNNNNNNNNNNNNNNNNNNNNNNNNNNNNNNNNNNNNNNNNNNNNNNNNNNNNNNNNNNNNNNNNNNNNNNNNNNNNNNNNNNNNNNNNNNNNNNNNNNNNNNNNNNNNNNNNNNNNNNNNNNNNNNNNNNNNNNNNNNNNNNNNNNNNNNNNNNNNNNNNNNNNNNNNNNNNNNNNNNNNNNNNNNNNNNNNNNNNNNNNNNNNNNNNNNNNNNNNNNNNNNNNNNNNNNNNNNNNNNNNNNNNNNNNNNNNNNNNNNNNNNNNNNNNNNNNNNNNNNNNNNNNNNNNNNNNNNNNNNNNNNNNNNNNNNNNNNNNNNNNNNNNNNNNNNNNNNNNNNNNNNNNNNNNNNNNNNNNNNNNNNNNNNNNNNNNNNNNNNNNNNNNNNNNNNNNNNNNNNNNNNNNNNNNNNNNNNNNNNNNNNNNNNNNNNNNNNNNNNNNNNNNNNNNNNNNNNNNNNNNNNNNNNNNNNNNNNNNNNNNNNNNNNNNNNNNNNNNNNNNNNNNNNNNNNNNNNNNNNNNNNNNNNNNNNNNNNNNNNNNNNNNNNNNNNNNNNNNNNNNNNNNNNNNNNNNNNNNNNNNNNNNNNNNNNNNNNNNNNNNNNNNNNNNNNNNNNNNNNNNNNNNNNNNNNNNNNNNNNNNNNNNNNNNNNNNNNNNNNNNNNNNNNNNNNNNNNNNNNNNNNNNNNNNNNNNNNNNNNNNNNNNNNNNNNNNNNNNNNNNNNNNNNNNNNNNNNNNNNNNNNNNNNNNNNNNNNNNNNNNNNNNNNNNNNNNNNNNNNNNNNNNNNNNNNNNNNNNNNNNNNNNNNNNNNNNNNNNNNNNNNNNNNNNNNNNNNNNNNNNNNNNNNNNNNNNNNNNNNNNNNNNNNNNNNNNNNNNNNNNNNNNNNNNNNNNNNNNNNNNNNNNNNNNNNNNNNNNNNNNNNNNNNNNNNNNNNNNNNNNNNNNNNNNNNNNNNNNNNNNNNNNNNNNNNNNNNNNNNNNNNNNNNNNNNNNNNNNNNNNNNNNNNNNNNNNNNNNNNNNNNNNNNNNNNNNNNNNNNNNNNNNNNNNNNNNNNNNNNNNNNNNNNNNNNNNNNNNNNNNNNNNNNNNNNNNNNNNNNNNNNNNNN
The Mus caroli unplaced genomic scaffold, CAROLI_EIJ_v1.1 scaffold_13011_U1_1, whole genome shotgun sequence genome window above contains:
- the Crlf2 gene encoding cytokine receptor-like factor 2 isoform X1 codes for the protein MAWALAVILVPRLLAAAAVAAAAAAVVTSRGDVTVVCHDLEMVEVTWGLGPNHQGANLSLEFRYGTGALRPCPQYFLSGAGVTSGCILPAARVGLLELALRDGGGAMVFKARQRASTWLKPSPPRNLTLLWTPDGDVAVSWPAHSYLGLDYEVQHRENSNGNEDAWQTTSGPCCDLMVGGLDPARCYDFRVRASPRAAHYGLEAQPSEWTAVTKLSGAASTGDPCAAHLPPLASCTASPTPAPAPAPAPAPALLPLGCCLAALLTLALLLAALRLRRVKDALLPCVPDPSGSFPGLFEKHHGNFQAWIADAQATAPPARTEEEDDLIRPKAKRVEPEDGTFLCTVPRPPSFESRGQGGGAMVSVGGATFMVGDSGYMTL
- the Crlf2 gene encoding cytokine receptor-like factor 2 isoform X2, whose protein sequence is MAWALAVILVPRLLAAAAVAAAAAAVVTSRGDVTVVCHDLEMVEVTWGLGPNHQGANLSLEFRYGTGALRPCPQYFLSGAGVTSGCILPAARVGLLELALRDGGGAMVFKARQRASTWLKPSPPRNLTLLWTPDGDVAVSWPAHSYLGLDYEVQHRENSNGNEDAWQTTSGPCCDLMVGGLDPARCYDFRVRASPRAAHYGLEAQPSEWTAVTKLSGAASTASCTASPTPAPAPAPAPAPALLPLGCCLAALLTLALLLAALRLRRVKDALLPCVPDPSGSFPGLFEKHHGNFQNPFPRRPGSRMPRPPPHQQGRRRKMTSFAPRLRGWSLRMAPSSALCQGHPASSQGGKEAGPWCRWVGPRSWWATAAT
- the Crlf2 gene encoding cytokine receptor-like factor 2 isoform X5, whose product is MAWALAVILVPRLLAAAAVAAAAAAVVTSRGDVTVVCHDLEMVEVTWGLGPNHQGANLSLEFRYGTGALRPCPQYFLSGAGVTSGCILPAARVGLLELALRDGGGAMVFKARQRASTWLKPSPPRNLTLLWTPDGDVAVSWPAHSYLGLDYEVQHRENSNGNEDAWQTTSGPCCDLMVGGLDPARCYDFRVRASPRAAHYGLEAQPSEWTAVTKLSGAASTALRLRRVKDALLPCVPDPSGSFPGLFEKHHGNFQNPFPRRPGSRMPRPPPHQQGRRRKMTSFAPRLRGWSLRMAPSSALCQGHPASSQGGKEAGPWCRWVGPRSWWATAAT
- the Crlf2 gene encoding cytokine receptor-like factor 2 isoform X3; the encoded protein is MAWALAVILVPRLLAAAAVAAAAAAVVTSRGDVTVVCHDLEMVEVTWGLGPNHQGANLSLEFRYGTGALRPCPQYFLSGAGVTSGCILPAARVGLLELALRDGGGAMVFKARQRASTWLKPSPPRNLTLLWTPDGDVAVSWPAHSYLGLDYEVQHRENSNGNEDAWQTTSGPCCDLMVGGLDPARCYDFRVRASPRAAHYGLEAQPSEWTAVTKLSGAASTASCTASPTPAPAPAPAPAPALLPLGCCLAALLTLALLLAALRLRRVKDALLPCVPDPSGSFPGLFEKHHGNFQAWIADAQATAPPARTEEEDDLIRPKAKRVEPEDGTFLCTVPRPPSFESRGQGGGAMVSVGGATFMVGDSGYMTL
- the Crlf2 gene encoding cytokine receptor-like factor 2 isoform X6, with translation MAWALAVILVPRLLAAAAVAAAAAAVVTSRGDVTVVCHDLEMVEVTWGLGPNHQGANLSLEFRYGTGALRPCPQYFLSGAGVTSGCILPAARVGLLELALRDGGGAMVFKARQRASTWLKPSPPRNLTLLWTPDGDVAVSWPAHSYLGLDYEVQHRENSNGNEDAWQTTSGPCCDLMVGGLDPARCYDFRVRASPRAAHYGLEAQPSEWTAVTKLSGAASTAAPSLDSLRSITGTSRPGSRMPRPPPHQQGRRRKMTSFAPRLRGWSLRMAPSSALCQGHPASSQGGKEAGPWCRWVGPRSWWATAAT
- the Crlf2 gene encoding cytokine receptor-like factor 2 isoform X7, coding for MAWALAVILVPRLLAAAAVAAAAAAVVTSRGDVTVVCHDLEMVEVTWGLGPNHQGANLSLEFRYGTGALRPCPQYFLSGAGVTSGCILPAARVGLLELALRDGGGAMVFKARQRASTWLKPSPPRNLTLLWTPDGDVAVSWPAHSYLGLDYEVQHRENSNGNEDAWQTTSGPCCDLMVGGLDPARCYDFRVRASPRAAHYGLEAQPSEWTAVTKLSGAASTEPLPPQAWIADAQATAPPARTEEEDDLIRPKAKRVEPEDGTFLCTVPRPPSFESRGQGGGAMVSVGGATFMVGDSGYMTL
- the Crlf2 gene encoding cytokine receptor-like factor 2 isoform X4, encoding MAWALAVILVPRLLAAAAVAAAAAAVVTSRGDVTVVCHDLEMVEVTWGLGPNHQGANLSLEFRYGTGALRPCPQYFLSGAGVTSGCILPAARVGLLELALRDGGGAMVFKARQRASTWLKPSPPRNLTLLWTPDGDVAVSWPAHSYLGLDYEVQHRENSNGNEDAWQTTSGPCCDLMVGGLDPARCYDFRVRASPRAAHYGLEAQPSEWTAVTKLSGAASTASCTASPTPAPAPAPAPAPALLPLGCCLAALLTLALLLAALRLRRPGSRMPRPPPHQQGRRRKMTSFAPRLRGWSLRMAPSSALCQGHPASSQGGKEAGPWCRWVGPRSWWATAAT